The following proteins are co-located in the Hydrogenispora ethanolica genome:
- a CDS encoding GumC family protein: MDESTVDLKELLRILKKRRLFIINVFLIAVIIAVLVSFLTPPTFEAETVVRVKQSKGLADSLLSDLPMGNTMATKQLMSTYAEILKSRTVLEMVLAKTPSSGKKPLTYETFSKRITTEPVKDTELLKIAVEAPSAEESKRLANLLVDSFIQRLTFLARVTQTEVRQFIGSRLDEAKKELDKTEAALERYKRTEKIVDVEAEVKAVVDRMSAINQLSAQNIVNQASSQARLRSAEKQLAGQKQGFVADNPLIQQYKSKLGDSEVQLVSLLQQYTEKHPQVIALRAAIEETKLKLNQEISKVVNAESVSANPLYQKLMVDRLQSQAEIAAYDSQAKALAGIIAQNEAELSELPAKEQSLGRLMLDANLTQQIYLMLANRFEEARISEVMQPTDIQIIDVAVAPEKPIKPKKTLNVLIAAFLGLFAGTGLAFMIEYLNKTIRDTEDVRLYLDLPVLGSIPKFQEEQASINEFWGQLLGSFKKKQPHRRRRRS; this comes from the coding sequence GTGGACGAATCGACCGTAGATCTGAAAGAGTTACTCAGGATTCTCAAGAAAAGACGGCTTTTTATCATTAACGTTTTTCTCATTGCGGTAATCATCGCGGTTCTGGTATCATTCCTGACTCCGCCGACCTTCGAAGCGGAAACCGTGGTCCGGGTCAAACAATCGAAGGGTTTGGCCGATTCCTTGCTTTCCGACCTGCCGATGGGGAATACCATGGCCACTAAGCAATTGATGTCGACTTATGCGGAAATTTTAAAAAGCCGCACGGTACTTGAGATGGTACTCGCCAAAACCCCCTCCTCCGGTAAGAAACCCCTAACCTATGAGACCTTTTCCAAGCGGATAACCACCGAGCCGGTAAAAGATACCGAGCTGCTCAAGATCGCAGTGGAAGCACCTTCGGCGGAGGAGTCGAAGCGTTTAGCCAACCTGCTGGTCGACAGTTTCATTCAGCGGTTGACCTTTTTGGCCCGGGTAACGCAGACGGAGGTCCGCCAATTCATCGGCAGCCGGCTGGACGAAGCCAAGAAAGAGTTGGATAAGACGGAAGCCGCGTTGGAGCGGTATAAGCGGACGGAAAAGATCGTCGATGTCGAAGCCGAAGTCAAGGCGGTAGTCGACCGGATGTCGGCCATCAACCAATTATCCGCCCAAAATATTGTGAATCAAGCGTCCTCCCAGGCCCGGCTGCGCAGCGCCGAAAAACAGCTTGCGGGTCAGAAGCAGGGTTTCGTGGCGGATAATCCCTTGATTCAGCAGTATAAATCGAAATTGGGCGACTCGGAAGTTCAATTGGTAAGCCTGTTACAGCAGTATACGGAGAAGCATCCTCAAGTCATCGCCCTGCGGGCTGCGATCGAAGAGACGAAGCTCAAATTGAATCAGGAAATCTCGAAGGTGGTCAATGCCGAGTCCGTTTCGGCCAATCCCCTTTATCAAAAATTGATGGTGGACCGGTTGCAGTCACAAGCCGAAATCGCCGCCTATGATTCCCAGGCAAAAGCGTTGGCTGGGATCATCGCCCAAAATGAAGCCGAACTCAGCGAGCTGCCGGCGAAGGAACAAAGTTTGGGTCGTTTGATGCTGGATGCCAATTTGACTCAGCAAATCTATCTGATGTTGGCCAATCGTTTTGAAGAGGCCCGAATCAGCGAGGTTATGCAGCCCACCGACATCCAGATCATTGATGTGGCGGTGGCTCCGGAGAAGCCGATTAAACCGAAAAAGACCTTGAACGTGTTGATTGCCGCTTTTTTGGGCCTCTTCGCGGGAACCGGGTTGGCTTTTATGATCGAATACCTGAATAAAACGATCCGGGATACCGAGGATGTCCGGTTGTATCTTGATCTGCCGGTATTGGGGAGCATTCCGAAGTTTCAAGAGGAACAGGCCAGCATCAATGAATTCTGGGGTCAACTGCTTGGTTCGTTCAAAAAGAAGCAGCCCCATCGTCGTCGACGCCGTTCCTAA
- a CDS encoding tyrosine-protein phosphatase, whose product MFFDIHTHVLPGFDDGSPDLETSLAMLQLAAEHGTGGMVATPHLAEGDWQPSWERVVDSCRLLAEAASERKLGISIYPGVEAAFYSGIEAKSNGPGAYCINGGRYMLVELPANQLPVSTDDFFFTLQSRGVIPVLAHPERYPKLQEEPERLLEWIERGILLQVNGASLVGRMGTRIMNVAETLLQCQMIHCIASDGHGLSSRRPILKEAAAKVTAMVGPEMARSLFTTNPQSIIANQPVFIPEPDERRFLKRPKLFGGLFKMFGSR is encoded by the coding sequence ATGTTTTTTGATATTCATACCCATGTCTTGCCCGGTTTTGATGACGGTTCGCCGGATCTGGAGACGTCCTTGGCCATGTTGCAACTGGCGGCGGAGCACGGAACCGGCGGAATGGTGGCCACTCCCCACCTGGCGGAAGGAGATTGGCAGCCTTCCTGGGAGCGCGTGGTCGATTCCTGCCGGCTTTTAGCGGAAGCGGCCAGCGAGCGGAAACTTGGGATTTCCATTTATCCCGGGGTCGAGGCGGCGTTTTATTCCGGGATCGAAGCAAAGTCCAACGGTCCGGGCGCCTATTGCATCAATGGCGGACGTTACATGTTGGTGGAGCTGCCGGCGAATCAACTTCCCGTTTCCACCGACGATTTTTTCTTCACGCTGCAATCGCGGGGCGTGATTCCGGTCCTCGCCCATCCGGAACGGTATCCGAAACTGCAAGAGGAACCGGAGCGGTTGCTGGAATGGATCGAACGCGGAATCTTGCTCCAGGTGAACGGCGCAAGTTTAGTGGGGCGCATGGGCACCCGGATCATGAATGTGGCGGAAACACTGTTGCAATGCCAAATGATTCATTGCATCGCTTCGGACGGGCATGGCCTAAGCAGCCGGCGCCCGATTCTCAAGGAAGCTGCCGCAAAGGTCACGGCCATGGTCGGCCCGGAGATGGCCCGGTCCCTTTTCACCACCAATCCGCAGAGCATCATAGCAAATCAGCCTGTGTTCATACCGGAGCCGGATGAACGGCGTTTTCTGAAACGTCCCAAATTGTTCGGCGGTTTGTTTAAAATGTTTGGTTCAAGATAA
- the wecB gene encoding non-hydrolyzing UDP-N-acetylglucosamine 2-epimerase, which yields MAQLKILPIFGTRPEAIKMAPLVKALEQDRHFEVVTTVTAQHRQMLDQVLELFGIEPRHDLNIMQAGQSLTDITARVLYGLKEILEAERPDLVLVHGDTTTTFAGSLAAYYQQIPVGHVEAGLRTYNKYSPYPEEMNRKLTGALADLHFAPTAVARQSLLREGVDPGRIVVTGNTVIDALLDTVGRSYHFSDPRLRRIGFSDRKVVLVTAHRRENLGEPMRNIFAAVREIVATHPEVEVVFPMHLNPKVRENALAILGGAARVHLIDPLDYQPFANLISQCYLVMTDSGGIQEEAPSLGKPVLVLRDTTERPEAVSAGTVKLVGTDRNAIIREANRLLDEPREYRRMSTAVNPYGDGRASARIVQTILHHFGCSAEPPEEFAAAPDASREKSGEPV from the coding sequence ATGGCACAACTTAAAATTCTTCCCATCTTCGGGACAAGACCCGAGGCCATCAAGATGGCGCCGCTCGTCAAAGCCCTGGAGCAGGACAGGCATTTTGAAGTGGTCACGACCGTCACCGCCCAGCACCGGCAGATGCTCGACCAAGTGCTGGAGCTTTTCGGCATCGAGCCCCGGCATGATCTGAATATCATGCAAGCGGGCCAAAGCCTGACCGACATCACCGCCCGGGTATTGTACGGCCTGAAAGAGATTCTCGAAGCGGAGCGCCCCGATCTGGTACTGGTCCACGGCGATACCACGACTACCTTTGCCGGGAGCCTGGCAGCCTATTACCAGCAGATCCCGGTCGGCCATGTCGAGGCCGGCCTGCGGACCTATAACAAGTATTCGCCCTATCCCGAGGAGATGAACCGCAAGCTCACCGGGGCGTTGGCCGATCTCCATTTCGCGCCCACCGCGGTCGCCCGGCAGAGCCTGCTCCGGGAGGGCGTGGACCCCGGACGGATCGTGGTCACCGGCAATACGGTAATCGACGCCTTGCTGGACACTGTCGGGCGAAGCTATCATTTTAGCGACCCCCGGTTGCGCCGGATCGGCTTTTCCGATCGCAAAGTGGTGCTGGTCACCGCCCACCGCCGCGAGAACCTGGGCGAGCCGATGCGGAACATCTTTGCCGCCGTCAGGGAGATCGTCGCGACCCATCCTGAGGTGGAAGTGGTATTCCCGATGCACTTAAACCCGAAAGTCCGGGAGAACGCCCTCGCCATCCTGGGCGGCGCGGCGCGGGTCCACCTGATCGATCCCTTGGATTATCAACCCTTCGCCAACCTGATCAGCCAATGCTATCTGGTGATGACCGACTCTGGCGGGATTCAGGAGGAAGCGCCCTCCCTGGGCAAACCGGTGCTGGTGCTGCGGGACACGACCGAGCGGCCCGAAGCGGTCAGCGCCGGCACGGTGAAGTTGGTGGGCACCGACCGGAACGCGATCATCCGCGAAGCCAACCGGCTCTTGGACGAACCGCGGGAATACCGGCGGATGTCGACTGCCGTCAACCCCTACGGAGACGGCCGGGCTTCGGCCCGGATCGTCCAGACGATCCTGCATCATTTCGGCTGTAGCGCCGAGCCGCCCGAGGAGTTTGCGGCGGCGCCGGACGCTTCCCGGGAGAAATCGGGCGAACCGGTTTGA
- a CDS encoding nucleotidyltransferase family protein, whose translation MKAMILAAGVGSRLEPLTCNIPKPMVPVVNRPAMEHIINLLVKNNITKVAANLWYLPDKIQSYFGDGSRYGIEIHYSVEKELMGTAGGVKKLESFFDETFIIVSGDAVTDIDLPGFIDKHRKSGALATIALKEVSDPRQFGVVITDKDGRIKAFQEKPSLDEAMSRLANTGIYIFEPEIFKYIPAQTVFDFGKQLFPELVQRGESFYGYSMKGYWCDIGSLTQYRLAHYDVLKGLVTIDIPGNWHPNAVYVGERTIVAPSARIGSKVVIGNNCHIGDGVEIFGETVIGDNCVIESGASIFGSIVWRNTRIGRGARLVECVVGSECYLKDDSIIGAGVILSDECIVEPGSVIEANSKIWPGKTVL comes from the coding sequence ATGAAGGCCATGATCCTGGCCGCCGGGGTGGGTTCGCGGCTTGAACCGCTGACCTGCAATATTCCCAAACCGATGGTTCCGGTGGTGAACCGTCCCGCCATGGAACATATAATCAATTTGCTGGTAAAGAATAATATCACCAAGGTGGCGGCCAATCTCTGGTATCTGCCGGATAAGATTCAATCATATTTCGGAGATGGCAGCCGTTACGGGATCGAGATCCATTACTCCGTGGAGAAGGAGCTGATGGGCACCGCCGGCGGAGTCAAAAAACTGGAGTCCTTCTTCGACGAGACGTTCATCATCGTCTCCGGGGACGCGGTCACCGACATTGATCTGCCGGGTTTTATCGACAAACACCGTAAAAGCGGCGCTCTCGCCACCATTGCCCTCAAAGAGGTATCCGACCCGCGCCAGTTCGGCGTGGTGATCACCGATAAGGACGGCCGGATCAAGGCTTTTCAGGAAAAGCCATCCCTGGATGAAGCCATGAGCCGCCTGGCCAACACCGGAATCTATATTTTTGAGCCGGAAATTTTCAAATACATACCCGCCCAGACCGTGTTCGATTTTGGAAAGCAACTCTTCCCCGAACTGGTGCAACGGGGCGAATCCTTTTACGGCTATTCCATGAAAGGGTACTGGTGCGACATCGGTTCATTGACCCAATACCGTTTGGCCCACTACGATGTCTTAAAAGGGCTGGTGACCATCGACATCCCCGGGAACTGGCATCCCAACGCGGTGTACGTCGGAGAGCGGACGATTGTGGCGCCTTCGGCCCGGATCGGGTCCAAGGTGGTTATCGGGAACAATTGTCACATCGGCGACGGGGTGGAAATCTTCGGCGAAACGGTGATCGGCGACAACTGCGTCATCGAGTCCGGAGCTTCCATCTTCGGCAGCATTGTCTGGCGGAACACCCGGATCGGCCGGGGCGCGCGCCTGGTGGAATGCGTCGTCGGCAGCGAATGTTATTTGAAGGATGATTCGATCATTGGCGCCGGGGTCATTCTGAGCGACGAATGCATTGTCGAGCCGGGAAGCGTAATTGAAGCAAACTCCAAAATATGGCCGGGGAAAACGGTGCTCTAG
- the rfbB gene encoding dTDP-glucose 4,6-dehydratase: MKLLITGGAGFIGSNFLYYMREKYPDYHLINLDKLTYAGNLENLGGLAADPHYRFVRADVSDRNQVEPLFQMGLDGVIHFAAESHVDRSIGRPEIFVTTNILGTQVLLDLIRQYRVGRYLQISTDEVYGSLGPTGYFTEETPLAPNSPYSASKAAADLLVRAAHHTFNLPVLITRCSNNYGPYQFPEKLIPLMIARALVGKKLLVYGDGLNVRDWLHVRDHCRAIDMVFHNGAVGEIYNIGGNQERSNQEIVKLILAELGQPESLIEYVKDRPGHDRRYAIDAAKIRRELGWTPQIDFETGLRETIRWYTENRDWLEKRG; encoded by the coding sequence ATGAAACTCTTGATCACCGGGGGCGCCGGGTTCATCGGCAGCAATTTCCTTTACTATATGCGGGAGAAGTACCCGGATTATCACCTGATCAACCTCGATAAACTGACCTATGCCGGCAATTTGGAGAATCTGGGCGGCCTGGCGGCCGATCCCCATTACCGTTTCGTCCGGGCGGACGTGTCCGACCGTAATCAGGTAGAACCCCTCTTTCAGATGGGACTCGACGGAGTCATTCATTTCGCGGCCGAGTCTCATGTCGACCGGAGCATCGGCCGGCCGGAGATCTTCGTGACCACCAATATCCTGGGAACCCAGGTGCTGCTGGATCTGATCCGCCAATACCGGGTCGGCCGTTATTTACAGATCTCCACCGATGAAGTCTATGGCAGCCTCGGCCCGACCGGCTATTTTACCGAAGAGACGCCGCTGGCCCCCAATAGCCCGTATTCCGCCAGTAAAGCCGCAGCCGACCTTTTGGTGCGCGCCGCGCACCATACCTTCAACCTGCCGGTGTTGATCACCCGCTGCTCCAATAATTACGGGCCCTATCAATTCCCGGAGAAGCTGATCCCGTTGATGATCGCCCGCGCTTTGGTGGGAAAAAAGCTGCTGGTCTACGGCGATGGCTTGAACGTCCGGGACTGGCTGCACGTGCGGGATCATTGCCGCGCCATCGATATGGTCTTTCATAATGGCGCAGTGGGAGAGATTTACAACATCGGCGGTAATCAGGAACGTTCCAATCAGGAGATCGTCAAATTGATCCTCGCGGAGCTCGGCCAACCGGAGTCGCTCATCGAGTACGTCAAGGATCGCCCCGGTCATGACCGCCGTTATGCCATCGACGCCGCCAAGATCCGGCGGGAACTCGGCTGGACGCCGCAGATCGATTTCGAGACGGGACTGCGGGAGACCATCCGCTGGTATACGGAGAACCGCGACTGGCTGGAGAAGCGGGGTTAG
- a CDS encoding GxxExxY protein has protein sequence MLIHDTLTHQIIGCAMRVHSKLGNGFTEAVYQRCMVIEFRKAGLAFEKEREQTIYYDDVEVGTRRVDFLVEGKVLVELKAIARLEEVHLAQALNYLEAFKLGTGLLINFGAKSLEFKRLIKPRFIGL, from the coding sequence TTGCTGATTCACGATACTCTGACCCATCAAATCATCGGTTGCGCGATGCGAGTCCATAGTAAGCTGGGGAACGGTTTTACGGAAGCCGTTTATCAGCGGTGCATGGTCATTGAATTTCGAAAGGCGGGGCTCGCTTTTGAAAAAGAGCGGGAACAGACGATTTATTATGATGATGTCGAAGTGGGAACGCGGCGGGTGGATTTCCTGGTGGAAGGAAAAGTCCTAGTCGAATTAAAAGCAATCGCCCGCCTGGAAGAGGTTCATCTGGCCCAAGCGCTCAATTATCTGGAGGCGTTTAAGCTGGGAACGGGGTTATTGATCAACTTCGGGGCGAAGAGTTTGGAATTCAAACGCCTCATAAAACCACGATTTATCGGATTATAG
- a CDS encoding VanZ family protein, translating into MKQRTRIVSIIFMTFLLGSVIAFLLYSSEDPHWGGGFWEEWLARHFDWPQEFISQLVFNVRKSMHFTGYGGIGLLFWAYFYLWRLPFPQGAGLLATAAVASLDEYTQSFATFRSGQPQDVLLDICGALAIGLIVRLVLARRKPRRPGSY; encoded by the coding sequence TTGAAACAGCGGACTCGGATCGTAAGCATCATTTTCATGACCTTCCTTCTGGGAAGCGTCATTGCTTTTTTGCTTTATTCCTCGGAAGACCCGCATTGGGGCGGAGGCTTTTGGGAGGAATGGCTGGCCCGGCATTTTGACTGGCCTCAGGAGTTCATTTCCCAGCTGGTCTTCAATGTCCGCAAGTCGATGCATTTCACGGGGTATGGCGGCATCGGCCTGCTATTTTGGGCCTATTTTTATCTGTGGCGCCTGCCCTTCCCGCAGGGAGCCGGGCTCTTGGCCACCGCCGCCGTCGCCAGCCTCGATGAATACACCCAATCGTTCGCCACTTTCCGGAGCGGTCAACCGCAGGATGTACTGTTGGATATCTGTGGCGCGCTGGCCATTGGCCTCATCGTCCGCTTGGTGTTGGCCAGGCGCAAGCCACGGCGACCCGGCTCCTATTAA
- a CDS encoding polysaccharide biosynthesis protein: MNVQRNHLFQVLIDIVAINLAWFAALVLRFDGRIPSTYLRNWLAIALVVTVIRIGFFLAFRLYNSLWSYSSVPEFFLVIKAVSASTIVIWFFALMAQDLGWLPFPTPKAIGIIDWFINILLLGSLRFAIRIRREWVITRLNAQNTVKKHLLIIGAGEAGSTIIKEINRSLSANYLPIGFIDDDPRKKGHRLHGIPVLGTRQDIPRLIKQYEVEEVIIALPSASRQVIREIIGVCQPEAVHILMVPSVAEILNGTVSLKQLRDVEIADLLGREPVKIDLAEIAGYLHGERVLITGAGGSIGSEICRQVAKFAPEVMLLLGRGENSIYEIDQELRNNAPEVPRIPIIADIRDRDKMARIFEEYAPTVVFHAAAHKHVPLMENEPDEAIKNNVFGTKNLVEMADRFQCKRFVLISTDKAVNPTSVMGATKRVAELILQDYSRRSKTKFMAVRFGNVLGSRGSIIPLFRNQILRGGPVTITDPEMTRFFMTIPEAAQLVIQAGALGHGGEIFILDMGEPVKILDLARELIRLSGLIPDKDIKIEFTGIRPGEKLYEEILTRDEGVRVTKHERIYTTQVCGVEPGYLAEHLESLRANLGETADAIKTLLQQIAAEYQPWSAQKPSLHDSLGGAAVMKQREGTTGNVF, from the coding sequence TTGAACGTTCAGCGTAATCATCTTTTTCAGGTTCTGATTGATATCGTGGCTATCAATCTGGCATGGTTTGCCGCGCTGGTTTTACGGTTTGACGGCCGGATCCCCTCCACGTACTTGCGAAATTGGCTGGCCATCGCGCTGGTGGTTACGGTCATCCGAATCGGTTTTTTCTTGGCTTTTCGGCTCTATAACAGTTTATGGAGCTATTCCAGCGTTCCCGAGTTTTTTCTGGTCATCAAGGCGGTCAGCGCTTCCACCATCGTGATCTGGTTTTTCGCTTTGATGGCCCAGGATTTAGGGTGGTTGCCGTTTCCGACGCCCAAGGCCATCGGGATCATTGACTGGTTTATCAACATTTTGCTGCTGGGGAGCCTGCGCTTTGCGATCCGGATCCGCCGGGAGTGGGTGATTACCCGTTTAAACGCCCAGAACACCGTCAAGAAACATTTGCTCATCATTGGCGCCGGGGAGGCCGGCTCAACGATTATCAAAGAGATTAACCGCAGTCTTTCCGCAAATTATCTCCCCATCGGCTTCATCGACGACGACCCGAGAAAGAAAGGCCACCGGCTCCACGGCATCCCGGTCCTGGGGACCCGCCAGGACATTCCCCGCCTCATCAAACAATACGAGGTGGAAGAGGTGATCATCGCGCTTCCATCCGCATCCCGTCAAGTAATCCGGGAGATTATCGGGGTCTGCCAGCCGGAAGCGGTCCACATCCTCATGGTGCCCTCGGTGGCCGAGATCCTCAACGGCACGGTCTCTCTCAAACAACTCCGCGATGTGGAGATCGCCGACCTGTTGGGACGGGAGCCTGTCAAGATCGATTTGGCCGAGATCGCCGGCTATCTGCACGGTGAGCGGGTCCTGATCACCGGGGCCGGAGGCAGCATCGGTTCGGAGATCTGCCGGCAAGTGGCGAAATTTGCGCCCGAAGTCATGTTGCTGCTCGGCAGGGGCGAGAATTCCATCTACGAGATTGATCAGGAATTACGGAACAATGCCCCCGAAGTGCCGCGAATCCCCATCATCGCCGATATCCGGGATCGGGACAAGATGGCCCGGATCTTCGAAGAGTACGCGCCGACCGTGGTTTTTCACGCGGCTGCCCACAAGCATGTGCCGCTGATGGAAAACGAGCCGGACGAGGCGATTAAGAACAATGTCTTCGGCACCAAAAATTTAGTGGAAATGGCCGACCGCTTTCAATGCAAGCGTTTTGTACTCATCTCCACCGATAAAGCGGTCAATCCAACTTCGGTGATGGGCGCCACCAAGCGGGTGGCGGAATTGATCCTGCAGGATTATAGCCGCCGGAGCAAAACCAAGTTTATGGCGGTCCGTTTCGGCAATGTATTGGGAAGCCGCGGCAGCATTATCCCTTTGTTCCGCAATCAGATCCTGCGGGGCGGGCCGGTGACGATTACCGATCCGGAGATGACTCGCTTTTTTATGACCATCCCGGAAGCGGCCCAGTTGGTAATCCAAGCCGGGGCGCTGGGCCACGGCGGGGAAATTTTCATTTTGGACATGGGAGAACCGGTGAAGATTCTCGATTTGGCCCGGGAACTGATTCGTCTGTCCGGCTTGATTCCGGATAAGGATATTAAGATCGAATTCACCGGAATCCGGCCCGGGGAAAAATTGTACGAAGAGATTCTGACCCGCGACGAAGGAGTCCGGGTGACCAAACATGAGCGGATCTATACGACGCAGGTCTGCGGGGTCGAACCCGGGTATCTGGCCGAACATCTTGAATCTTTGCGCGCCAATCTCGGTGAAACAGCGGATGCCATCAAAACCCTTTTGCAGCAGATCGCCGCCGAATACCAGCCTTGGTCGGCTCAGAAACCTTCTCTCCATGATTCTTTGGGAGGAGCAGCCGTTATGAAGCAGAGAGAGGGGACCACCGGCAATGTTTTTTGA
- a CDS encoding polysaccharide biosynthesis/export family protein, translating to MKRLGWCWIFTMLIGLFVFCVSAWADDYRLGPGDVITISVYGYPELQVEELSIGADGRIIFPLAGGLVATGLTTQELANQLTSSLALYVKNPHVTVNVSKFRTTRVYVLGEVSKPGMYEIEKQHNLLDAIGMAGGYTKFAVRSKVYVVRKGSSQYQEVNLDSILKKGDMSQNIALNDGDVVFLTKSGMSFVYDILPLINSAYNIRNWND from the coding sequence ATGAAACGGCTAGGTTGGTGCTGGATATTCACGATGCTGATCGGTTTGTTTGTCTTCTGCGTCAGCGCCTGGGCGGACGATTACCGGTTGGGACCTGGAGATGTCATCACTATCAGTGTCTATGGGTATCCCGAGCTTCAAGTGGAGGAATTGTCGATTGGAGCGGATGGACGGATCATCTTTCCGCTGGCCGGCGGATTGGTGGCGACCGGATTGACCACCCAGGAACTGGCGAATCAGCTCACAAGCTCATTGGCGTTATACGTCAAGAATCCGCATGTGACCGTCAATGTCTCAAAATTCCGGACGACCCGGGTCTATGTGCTGGGCGAAGTGAGCAAACCCGGCATGTATGAGATAGAAAAGCAGCATAATCTTTTGGACGCTATCGGAATGGCCGGTGGATATACCAAGTTTGCGGTCCGTTCCAAGGTTTATGTGGTTCGTAAGGGATCCAGCCAATACCAGGAAGTCAATTTGGACAGCATTCTGAAAAAAGGCGATATGTCGCAGAATATTGCCTTGAATGACGGCGATGTTGTCTTTCTGACGAAAAGCGGCATGAGCTTCGTTTATGATATTTTACCGCTGATTAATTCAGCCTATAACATTCGGAATTGGAACGACTAG
- a CDS encoding polysaccharide biosynthesis tyrosine autokinase: MHQKRQLIVHEQSKSPISEAYRTLRTNIQFSKVDGALKRIMLTSSGPGEGKSTTTANLAVAMAQSGKQIILLDCDLRKPVQHKVFGKFNRGLTNILVDDTPLDTLVQTEQISEYIQETEVENLRLVTSGPIPPNPSELLYSAKMQETLEYLTSQCDLLIVDAPPVIAVTDACVLASRVDGIVLVLDSTTVRPEMAQRAKELLLKADGHILGVVLNRVEIEEEYTYYYYYYGNEGKEKRRKAAL; this comes from the coding sequence ATGCATCAAAAACGCCAGTTGATCGTCCATGAACAGTCGAAATCGCCGATTTCCGAGGCTTACCGTACTTTACGGACCAATATTCAATTTTCCAAGGTTGACGGAGCATTAAAACGAATCATGTTGACCAGTTCGGGCCCTGGAGAAGGAAAGTCGACCACTACCGCAAATCTGGCCGTGGCAATGGCCCAATCCGGCAAACAGATTATTTTGCTGGACTGCGACCTCCGGAAACCGGTGCAGCATAAGGTTTTTGGCAAATTCAACCGCGGCCTGACCAATATCCTGGTGGATGACACTCCGCTGGATACGTTGGTTCAGACCGAACAGATATCCGAGTATATTCAAGAAACCGAGGTCGAGAATCTGCGGCTGGTCACCAGCGGACCTATTCCGCCCAACCCTTCGGAGCTTCTTTACTCCGCTAAAATGCAGGAAACACTGGAGTATTTAACGAGCCAATGTGATCTTTTAATTGTCGATGCTCCTCCGGTTATTGCGGTTACCGATGCCTGTGTTTTGGCCTCCAGAGTTGACGGAATCGTACTCGTTCTGGATTCAACGACGGTTCGCCCGGAAATGGCTCAACGCGCCAAAGAGTTGTTGCTCAAAGCAGATGGGCATATCCTCGGCGTCGTTTTGAACCGGGTTGAAATCGAAGAGGAGTATACTTATTACTACTACTACTATGGCAATGAAGGAAAGGAAAAAAGACGTAAAGCAGCCCTATAA
- a CDS encoding dTDP-4-dehydrorhamnose 3,5-epimerase family protein, whose protein sequence is MILGVKTKELIRRVDDRGFFMEILRDDDQLLQKFGQFSMAMTYPGVIKAFHYHKLQDDLWFFPKGEAQVVLYDLREDSKTRGETDVYYLGELQPWLLTIPAGVAHGYRVLGGEPALITYLTTQSYDRLQPDEYRIPWDDPTIGFDWRTHNR, encoded by the coding sequence GTGATCCTGGGGGTTAAAACCAAAGAATTGATCCGAAGGGTTGATGACCGCGGCTTTTTCATGGAGATTTTACGGGATGATGATCAGCTGCTGCAAAAGTTCGGCCAATTTTCGATGGCGATGACCTATCCTGGAGTCATCAAGGCATTTCATTATCATAAGCTTCAGGATGATCTGTGGTTCTTTCCCAAAGGCGAAGCCCAGGTGGTTTTGTACGACTTGCGGGAAGATTCGAAAACAAGGGGCGAGACAGATGTTTATTATCTGGGCGAGCTGCAGCCGTGGTTGTTGACCATTCCGGCCGGAGTGGCCCACGGGTATCGGGTATTAGGCGGTGAACCGGCGCTCATTACGTATTTGACGACCCAATCCTATGACCGGCTTCAACCGGATGAATATCGAATTCCTTGGGATGATCCGACCATCGGTTTTGATTGGCGAACTCATAACCGGTGA